In Janthinobacterium agaricidamnosum NBRC 102515 = DSM 9628, the DNA window GTCTCGCGTTTCTACCCGCGCGGCGACAGCCACGAATATGCGGCCTCGACCGAATTGACGCACACGCTGATGAAGGTCGAGACGCATAACCACCCGACCGCGATCTCGCCATTCCCGGGCGCCTCGACCGGCGCCGGCGGCGAAATCCGCGACGAAGGCGCGACCGGCCGCGGCGCCAAGCCAAAAGCGGGTTTGACCGGCTTCACCGTCTCGAACCTGTCTTTGCCAGACGCCGTGCGCAGCTGGGAAACGGCAGCATCCGTGACGGCGCCGCTGGCTGGCCGCGCCGAGGCTGATCAATACGGCAAGCCGGACCGCATCGCGTCGGCGCTGCAAATCATGATCGAAGGCCCGCTCGGCGGTGCCGCGTTCTCCAACGAATTCGGCCGTCCGGTATTGGGCGGCTACTTCCGCAGCTACGAACAAAATGTCGGCCCGAACGGCGTGTTCGGCTACCACAAGCCGATCATGATCGCCGGCGGCATCGGCAATATCTCGGCGCAGCACACCCATAAAAACGATATCCCGGTCGGCAGCCTGCTGATCCAGCTGGGCGGCCCTGGCATGCGCATCGGCATGGGCGGCAGCGCCGCGTCGTCGATGACCACCGGCAGCAACACCGCCGACCTGGACTTCGACTCGGTCCAGCGCGGCAACCCGGAAATGGAGCGCCGCGCCCAGGAAGTCATCAACGCCTGCTGGCAAATGGGGCTTGATAATCCGATCATCTCGATCCACGACGTGGGCGCGGGCGGCTTGTCGAACGCGTTCCCTGAAATCACCAACGACGCCAAGCGCGGCGCGATCTTCGACTTGCGCAAGATCCCGCTGGAAGAAAGCGGCATGGCTCCGAAAGAAATCTGGAGCAACGAGTCGCAGGAACGTTATGTGCTGGCGATTGCGCCGGACAATCTGCCGCTGTTCAAGGCGCTGTGCGAACGCGAACGCTGCCTGTTCGCCGCCGTCGGCGTGGCCACCGAAGAGCGCCAGCTGAAACTGATCGATACCGATCTCGGCAACGAGCCGGTCGACATGCCGATGGATGTCTTGCTCGGCAAGCCGCCAAAAATGCAGCGCGACGTGGTGCGCGTGGCCAACGACTTCCCGCCGATCGACCTGACCGGCCTGGAACTGGCCGACGTGGCGCAGCGCGTCTTGCTGCTGCCGACCGTGGCCGACAAATCGTTCCTGATCACCATCGGCGACCGCAGCGTGGGCGGCATGACCGTGCGCGACCAGATGGTCGGCCCATGGCAAGTGCCGGTGGCCGATTGCGCCGTCACCGCGATGAGCTTCGAAGGTTACCTGGGCGAAGCGATGGCGATGGGCGAACGCACCCCGCTGGCCGTGATCGACGCGCCGGCCTCGGGCCGCATGGCGGTCGGCGAAGCCGTCACCAACATCGCCGCCGCCGCGATTGGCGATATCTCCGACATCAAATTGTCGGCCAACTGGATGGCCGCGTGCGGCCAGCCGGGCCAGGACGCGGCGCTGTACGACACCGTCAAGGCGGTCGGCATGGAATTGTGCCCGGCGCTGGGCATCAGCATCCCGGTCGGCAAGGATTCGCTGTCGATGCGCACTACCTGGAAAGATGAAGAACACAGCAAATCGGTGACGTCGCCGGTCTCGCTGATCGTTTCCTCGTTCGCGCCGGTGAGCGACGTGCGCAAATCGCTGACGCCGCAAATCAGGACCGATGCCGGCGACACCAGCATCATCCTGATCGACCTGGGCCGCGGCAAGAACCGCCTCGGCGCCTCGGCGCTGGCGCAAGTGACCGGCCAGCTGGGCAATGAAACCCCGGACGTCGACAGCGCGGACGATTTGAAGGCATTCTTCGGCGCGATCCAGCAATTGAACGGCGACGGCAAGCTGCTGGCCTACCATGACCGTTCCGACGGCGGCCTGTACGCGACGCTGGCCGAAATGGCCTTCGCCGGCCATACCGGCCTGTCGATCAACCTCGACATGCTGACCCTCGAAGGCGAGCATGCGTCCGACTGGGGCGACGCCAAGAACTGGGCCGGCCAGGTGGCCGAACGGCGCAAGGAACTGACCTTGCGCGCCTTGTTCAGCGAAGAGCTGGGCGCCGTGCTGCAAGTGCGCGCCGAAGAAAAATCGCTGGTGATGGACGTGCTGCGCAGCTTCAACCTGGGCGCATGCAGCCACATCATCGGTAAGCCGAACGAGCGCGACGTGATCGAATTCACCCGCGACGCCAAGCTGGTCTACACCCAGCCGCGTGCCGAACTGCACCGGCTGTGGAGCGAAACCAGCTGGCGCATCGCCCGCCTGCGCGACAATCCCGCCTGCGCCGATGCCGAATACGACCGCTTGCTGGACCAGCACGACCGCGGCATGACGCCGGTGCTGACCTTCGACCCGTCGGACAACATCGCCGCGCCATTCCTGGCCAGCGGCGTGCGCCCGCGCGTGGCGATCTTGCGCGAGCAGGGCGTCAATTCGCACATCGAAACCGCCTACGTGATGCACCAGGCCGGCTTTGCCGCGGTCGACGTGCACATGAGCGACCTGATCGCCGACCGCGTCAAGCTGGACGACTTCCAGGGCGTGATCGCGGTCGGCGGCTTTTCGTACGGCGACGTGCTGGGTGCGGGCGAGGGCTGGGCCAAGACCATCTTGTTCAACAGCAGCCTGTCGGATCAGTTCGCGCGCTTCTTCAGCCGTGGCGACAGCTTCGGCCTGGGCATCTGCAACGGCTGCCAGATGATGAGCAACCTGAAATCGATCATCCCCGGCGCGCATGCCTGGCCTAAGTTCACGCGCAACAAATCGGAGAAATTCGAAGGCCGTTTCGCGATGGTCGAAGTGCTGGATTCGCCGTCGATCTTCTTCCAGGGCATGGCCGGCACCCAGGCCGGCATCGCCATCGCCCACGGCGAAGGGTATGCCGACTTCTCGCAAACCGGCGACATCAGCCAGGTCACGGCGGCGCTGCGTTTTGTCGACCACCAGGGCCAGGCCACCGAAGCGTATCCGTACAACCCGAACGGTTCGCCGCAAGGCTTGACCTCGGTGACCACGCCGGACGGCCGCTTCACGGTGCTGATGCCGCATGCGGAGCGGGTATTCCGCTCGGTACAGCAATCATGGCATCCGCAATCGTGGGGCGAGGACTCGCCGTGGATGCGCATGTTCAGGAATGCCCGCAAGTTTGTCGGGTAAGTGTCGAATAGGTATGGAATAAGCGTGAAATAAGCATCGAATAACAGCCAGGGGCGTTGCGCCCCTGGGCTGGATATTCAGTCCAAAAACCGCTGTCGCGATGACAGCGGTTTTTTTTTCGCCCGCTGGCCATGGCGGAGCATGGCCAGCGCCAAACGGGCGTGCAACAGCCCGCAATCGGGCAGCGATGCATCCGCTGCTCCGGCCTTGAAAAGTGACTATCCAATCAATAGTATCCGCTCAAATAATTATTGTATAGATGTAATAATTCATAAAAACAACATTTTCGGGAAAATTTTTAAATTACGATTAACCGTTACTTTTCATTACATCCGTATGACAAAATCATTGGGCCTGATTAAAAAACATCGGGTTTCAATCATAAAAATTGATATTTTTATAAAAATATCTATAAATCCGGGAGTGTGTTTTGAGTAAACAACTAATACTGAAGAAAAGTGTCATCGCTGTTGCGCTGACCTTGGTGTCCTCGCAGTTTTTTCCGGCATATGCACAATCATCGGCTCAGGCAGAAAATAAAGGCGGCGTAGAAAAAGTCGTCGTCACGGGTTCCAACATCAAGCGCGGCGCGGATCAGGAAACGTCGTCGCCGGTGCAAGTGATCTCGCGCGAGGAAATCACGGCGATCGGCGCCAGCACCGTCAAGGATATCCTCGATACGCTGACGGCGAATACCGGCGCCTTGACCGACCTCGGCGGCGGCAATTCCTTCGCCAGTGGCGCTTCCGGCGTTTCGCTGCGCAACCTCGGCAAGGGTTCCACGCTGACCTTGCTCAATGGCCGGCGTATTTCCAACTACGGTTTTGCCGACGGCGGGCAAGAAACCTTCGTCAATATCGATACCTTGCCGACCGAAATCATCGACCGGATTGAAGTGCTGCTCGATGGCGCCTCGGCGATCTATGGCTCGGACGCCGTCGCGGGCGTGATCAACGTGATCACCAAGCGCGAGTTCCAGGGCGTTACGCTGAAGGGCGGCGCGCGCCAGTCGCTGGTGAACAGCGTGATGAACAAGGATCAAACCGCATCGATCACCGCCGGCATCGGCGACTTGCGCACCGATGGTTATAACGTTTTCGGTAACCTGGAGGCATTCCACCGCTCGCCTTATTCAGACCGCGCGATCGAAAAATCGGTGCCGAGCTGGTATACCGACTACGTCAACCCGAGCTTTGGCGTGAAGTCCAGCTATTCTTACCCAGGCAACTATGTCGGCCGCTATCCGGCCAACTATGCCGATCCGGCCTTGGCCGGCAAATCGTTCAACACGCCTGCGCCTGGTTGCGCTCCAGAAAATATCACCGGCGGTCTGTGCCGTTTCGACCAGTACGACCGCCTGGGCGCCCACGCCGAAGCCAAGCGCTACAACTTCTTTGGCGGCGGACGCTTGAATTTGTCGAATGGCATGCAGGCGTTTTCGGAAGTTACCTATTCCGACACCACCACCAGCTACTACAACGCGCCGCCGATCATGCAATACACCGGTTCGGCCAGCACCTGGTACAGCGTCAAGGACCAGGCGCTGAAAAGCTTTACCGAGCCGCGTTTGCCGGTGGGCCATCCCAATAATCCATACAGTTTCCCGGTCGAATTGCGCTATCGCTACGCCGACGATCCGAACATGTTCAAAAGCGTGGCCCATGCCAAACAATACCGTGTGATGGTCGGCCTGGAAGGCTCGGACTATGGCTGGGATTGGAACACCGCCGTCGGCGCGATGGCGTCGACCGCCGACAACCAGATCCGCGGCCCGAAACACGCGGCCAATTACCTGGCGGCAGTGTTGAGCGGCGAATATAAATTCGGCGGCCAGAACAGCGCTGAATTGTTGAACCGCATGTTCCCGACAGTGGTGTTCGGCGGCGAAACGAAGCAAGTGTTCATCGATGCGCGCGCCACGCGTGAATTGATGGCCTTGCCTGGCGGTCCGCTGAGCCTGGCAATCGGCGGCGATTTCCGCACCGACAAGTTCAATGCCTATGTCAGCGACAATATCGCCAACGCCGAAATCGTCGGTTACGGTGCGATCAATGTCGAAGGCTCGCGCCATATGAGCGCCGCCTACGCCGAATTGAATGCGCCGCTGACCAAGGCGCTGGAAGTGAACGGCGCGGTGCGCGTCGACAAGGTAGGCCAGACGGAAACCTCGATCGTGCCCAAGGTGGGCATGCGTTTCGAAGTGACCAGGGGCTTGATCTTGCGCGGCACGGTAGCCCAGGGTTTCCGCGCGCCGAATGCCGCCGAGACCGGCAAAGTGGCCTTGTCCGCGTTCCAGAACAGCATCCAGGATCCGAAGCGCTGCGCCACCGCGCAGGCCATGTATGCGGTACTGAACGCCAGCAGCAATCCACTCGACAAGGCCGACGCCTTGCGCGTGCGCGACAGCCTCGGTTGCGCCACCAGTTTTGCGGTATCGACCGACGGCAATGCCGGCCTGGCGCCTGAAAAGTCGAAGAGCTACAACTTCGGCGTGGTGCTGGAACCGACCCGCGACCTGACCCTGACGCTGGATTACTACCGCATCGAACGCCGCAATGAAATCGGCACCAAGAGCGTCGACCAGGTGCTGAGCAGCGAAGATGGCGTGCCAGGCAGCGTGCAGCGCGCGCCCGTCTCGGCCGACGACCAGGCCGTTGCCGCGCGCGTCAAGGAATTGTCCGGCAAGGATTTGCAATTCTCGGTGGGCCGCGTCAGCGCCTTGTCGCAGCGTTATGAAAACCTGAACAAGACCCGCGTCTCGGGCCTGGACATGGAATTGACGCACCGCTGGAACCTGGGCAGCGCGGGCCGGCTGTCGTCGTCGATCCGCGCCAATTACCAGCTGGACTATCGCAGCTGGGATACGGTGACCAACGACTACACGGAAAACCTGGTCGGCACCTATGAAAACTATCGCTACAACATCCGCGCCACCAGCAACTGGAAAAAAGGCGCGTGGAACGTGGGCGGCGCGTTGACCTACTTGCCAGGCACCAAGCTGATCACCGACAAGTATGACCAGCGTTATACGGCGCAAGGTTGTGAGGACCGCAATTTCCCGGCCGATTATTGCAAACTCGATAAGGACTATGTGGTGGATGCGAACTTGAGCTATGCCGGCTTCAAGAACTCGACCATTTTGTTCTATATCAATAACGTGTTCAACCGCGCAGCCGTGGTCGACCTGCGCGCCAGTACTTCGATTCCTCCGGTACGCGGCCGTACCGCTCGTGTTGCTTACGAGTACAAGTTTTAATCTCGGCCTGAGCCAGGCCGGGCTGTTCGCATAAAGTCCGGCTGGCCTGATGAAAATCCCCGTTCCAGGACGGGGATTTTTTTTGGAGGAGGGTTAAATTTCCTGAAAAATCGTCATGCCTTGCGCAGCCGGTAGTAGGCGATCGAGGTGGCCACGGCCAGATAAATAGTCAACACGGCCAGCGCGCTGATGACATCAGTGAAGTCGAGCCGCTTGGCGCGCAGCCAATGGGCCATCATGATGACGACGGCGGCGCACAGTGCGTTCCAGCCATGTTTGCGCAACGTATTAAAGAATGCCAGTCGAAGGTTTGTCATTTTTTATGTGATCAACGTTGTGTGCCTGGACCCGCGAGTGATACTGCGCGGCTTATGCTGCGTCGTCGTCAGACCGACTTGCTGTCGATATTGCCACTGGAAAGTTGATTGAGCAATAGCAAAGCCAACTTGGCCACGGTTTACATGATGGATTGTTGTATTGCAGCCTCTACCGTGTTGCCGCCGCTATTTGTAAATTTTTGTTGATCATTCAGATTGAGCGGCGCGGCCTGATATAGTCTGGCAATTGTTTTTCGTGTGCAACACTAACCTGGAAGGTAGGCATTTTATGAAGAAAAGTTTTGTGGCTTTACTCGGCTCCAGCCTGTTGATGGCGCTTGCATTGCAGGCGCAAGCGGCGGATGCGGTGCAGCGCATCAGTCCATCGCCGGCCTTTCCTTATTCCAAGGCCGTGAAAGCGGGCGATACCGTGTACGTGTCCGGCCAGCTGGGTACCGACGCCGACGGCAAGCTGGTGCCGGGCTTCGAGGCGCAAGCCCATCAGGTGATGCGCAACGTCGGCGCGGTCTTGAAGGAAGCAGGGCTAGGGATGGACGATGTGGCCAAGTGCACCGTATTCATCAATGACATGAGTAATTTCCCGGCCTTCAATGACGTCTATAAAACCTATTTCAAGGCGGGAAAATATCCGGCGCGCAGCGCGATGGGCGTGAATGGCCTGGCGCTGAAGGCCGATCTGGAAGTAGAGTGCATCGCTTACCAGCCGGCACATTAAACGACGCGGCTGAAGGCCGGCAGCCTGTGATTGCGGGCCTTCAGCCAATCCGGACTTGCCGCGCAGGTTTGCAAGCAGCCGGTCCGGCGACGTTTTATTCAGCCGGGGAACATGGGTATACCGATTACCTGGCAATCGCCGGGTGATCTTATTCCGGCTTGAATGGCCGGCCAATAAAAAAGCGCCCCGCGGGGCGCTTTGTGGCATCGCAGTAAAAACCGGTTACTGGATTTTTGCTTTTTTGATCAAGTCTTCGCGCAGGGTGCGAACGCGGCCTTGTTGCAGCGATTCGGCGATCTGGCCTTTGACTTGTTCGAATGCCGGCAGCTTGGTTGGACGGGTTTCTTCCAGCTTGATCACGTGGAAACCGTATTCACTCTTGACCGGGGTTTCGGTGATCTGGCCTGGTTTCAACGCGGTCAGCGCATCGGCGAACGGTTTGACGTAGGAAGCAGGGCTGGCCCAGTCCAGGTCGCCGCCATTGGCTGCGGAACCGTCTTTCGATACTTTCGCCAGTTCTTCAAACTTGGCGCCGCCTTTCAGCTTGGCGATGATGTCTTTCGCTTCCGCTTCGGTGCCGACCAGGATGTGGCGGGCATGGTATTCCTTGTCGCCGGCTTGCGCCTTGAACTTGTCGTATTCAGCCTTGATTTCGGCATCCTTGACGGGATTTTTCTTGACGTAGTCGGCCAGCATTGCATTGATGATGATGCTTTGACGGGCGTTCTCGACTTGCGCCTTGACTTCAGGACGGGTGCCGTAGCCTTGTTTGTCGGCTTCCTGTATCAACACTTCGCGGCCGATCAGGTCTTTCTTGATCGCATCGCGCAATTGTGGCGAATCCGCTTGTTTGCCTTGTGCAACCACTTGCTTGACGACCTGGTCCAGGCGCGAGCTTGGAATGGCTTTGCCATTGACGGTGGCGACGTTTTGGGCGTAAGCCGGAATGGCGGCGACCGCGACCAAGGCTAACAACAGGCTGGCTGGCTTCAGATTCATGTATAACATCCTATTAAAGTAATAATCGACACGCTTGCGTTGAAAGACGCAATACGCTGGTTCTAATCACGCAATACGCGACCGGCGCCCACAAGGGGCGCCGGCCGGTATGACATGATTACTGGATTTTGGCCTTTTTGACCATTTCTTCTTGGTACGCTTGCAATTTCTTTTGTTGCAGCGCTTCGGCGATCTGTGGCTTGACTTCTTCCAGCGACGGCAGTTTGGCCGGGCGGGTGTCATCCAGTTTGATCACGTGGAAACCGTTCGGGGTTTGTACCGGGGTTTCGGTGATCTGGCCGTTTTTCAGACCGACGAAGGCATCCGAGAAAACTTTAGGGAAGGACGAAGGCGATGCCCAGTCCAGGTCGCCGCCGTTTTCAGCCGAACCGGTGTCTTTCGACGCTTTGGCCAGGTCTTCGAACTTGGCGCCGCCTTTCAGCTTGGCGATCACGTCTTTTGCTTCCGCTTCGGTGGCGAGCAGGATATGGCGCACATGGTATTCCTTGTCGCCGGCCTGGGCCTTGAATTTGTCGTACTCAGCCTTGATGTCCGCGTCGCTGACCGGGTTCTTTTTCAGGTAGTCGCCGACCAGTGCATTGACGACGATGGCTTGACGCGCATTGTCGATTTGCTGCTTGACCGCTGGATCCTTGCCGAAACCTTGTTTTTCAGCTTCTTGCATCAGCACTTCACGACCGATCAAGTCTTTCTTGATCAATTCGCGCAGTTGCGGCGAATCAGGTTGCTGACCTTGTGCCACGACTTGCTTGACGACTGCGTCAACGCGGGACGACGGGATAGGCTTGCCATTGACAACGGCAACGTTTTGCGCGAGAACAGGTACCGCAACAACGGCGAGAAGTGCGATCAGCAAGCGGGCTGGCTTAAAAGTCATTATTAAATCCTGTTAGGGAAAGTTCGTAAAAAACGCGTTGATGAAATTAAATTGCAATTACTGCTGTTTGTTCACTTTTGTTTAATTGGGTATGGCGATTTTCATACTGCGTTAATCGCTGTCCATTATCATACTTCGGACGGCGCCAAAGCCACAATAGCCAATGCATGAATCTCATTATGCATCATATCGTGCACGGAATCATACACGAGTCGATGGCGCGTGACGAGTCTGAGCCCTTCAAATTGACTAGAAACAATCCGTAAATTGTAATGGCCGCCGCCGGAAGCCGCGCCGGCATGTCCGGCGTGGCGTGCCGAGTCGTCTTCGAGCACACATTCGACCGGGGACAGGGCGCTTTCCAGCCGGCTTTTAATACGTTCGATGCGTTCGCTCATGTTTCCTCCTTGATGTGTTTTGCCAGGAACAGGGTTTGGCAAACGATGAAGACAAAGAAAATCCCGGTTGCGCCAAACGCCTTGAAGCTGACCCATGCCGCCGTATCGCCGGCATAGAATACGAACGCGACAAACAGGTTCAGCGCGCCGATCGCGGCAAAAAACGTGATCCATGCGAACAGCAGTTTTTGCCAGACGTCTTGCGGCAGCTTGACTTGCGATTCCATGGTCTTGCGGATGAAGTTTTTCTTGAAGAAAACGTGACCGACCAGCAGCGCCAGGCCCGACAGCCAGTAGATCAGCGTCGGTTTCCACTTGATGAAGTTGTCGTTGTGGAAGTAGATACTGGAACCGCCAAACACCACGAACACCACCAGCGACAGCCACAGCATGCCGTCGACCTTGCGTTTGCGGGCGATCAGGTAGCCGACTTGCAGCGCGGTGGCGACGATGCCGACCAGCGTGGCAATCATCAGCGGCGCCTGGTCGGGCTTGATGATGCCGCCGGAAATGACGCCGGACAGGTATCGCTCCACCAGCGCATGGGCCGCCGCCTGATCGTGCCCCGCTAATTTATAGGCAATAAAGAAAGCCAGCAGCGGGAAAAAGTCGAACAAAAGTTTCATCGTTTATTTACCGATTGTAGTAATAAGGGAAAGGTGATGCTTAATCTTGCGGGTCAAAACGCAGCGATGCCGAATTGATGCAATAACGTAAGCCGGTTGGCGGCGGGCCGTCCGGGAACACATGTCCCAGGTGGGCGTCGCACACGGCGCAGACAATTTCGGTGCGCACCATGCCATGGCTGCGGTCGACGATTTCAGTCACATGGGCCGGATCGAGCGCCTTGAAATAACTCGGCCAGCCGCAGCCGGAATCGAACTTGGTGTCGGAGGCGAACAGCGGCGTGTTGCAGCAGACGCAAGTGTAGATGCCGTGTTCGTGGTGATCCCAGAATTTGCCGGTGAAGGCGCGTTCGGTGGCGGCGTGGCGCGTGACCTCATATTGCATCGAGTCGAGCATGGCGCGCCATTCGGCATCGGTCTTTTTTACTTTGGCGGTGGTCATAATAGTGGTGGTTTATCAAAAAAGTTAAGAAGAGCAGCTCACTTCCAGATGACTGGCCCAGTCCGGCGGCAGCGCGGCATACTGCTCATGCCCCGGCTGTTCATCGAACGGACGCTGCAGCACCTGCAGCAGGCGCGCCACTTCAGTAAAGTCCTTTTGCTGCGCTTTTTCAATGGCAACTTGCGCCAGGTAGTTGCGCAATACGTATTTTGGGTTAATCAAGTTCATCGCCACGCGGCGGCTGCCGTCGTCGCTGGCTTCCAGGCGCAGCCGTTCGCGGTAGCCGACGGCCCAGGCGTCAAAGGCCGGGCGGTCGATGAACAGGTCGCGCAGCGGCTCGTCTTGTTCCGGGGCATGGCTGCGCAAATCGCCGAGGCGGCGGAAGAACAGTGTGAAATCGACATGATTGGCTTGCATCAGCGCAAACATGCTGTCGAACAGCGCCGTATCGTCGGCTTGCACCGTGGACAGGCCCAGCTTTTTATGCAGCAATTCATCCATCTTGGCGGCAAAGGCTGGCTGGTAGACGTCCAGCGCCGCTTGCGCGGCAGACACTTCGCCAATCAGCGGCAACAAGGCCTGGCCCAGCGCATAACAATTCCAGTGGCCGATTTCCGGCTGCATGGTGTACGAATAACGGCCTTGCTGGTCGGTATGGTTGCAGATATGGCGCGCGTCGAACGCTTCCATGAAGCCGAACGGGCCGTAATCGAGGGTCAGGCCGAGGATCGACATATTGTCGGTATTCATCACGCCATGCATGAAACCGACCGCCTGCCAGTGCGCGATCATGTGCGCGGTGCGGGTCGATACTTCCGCCAGCAAACCCTGGTAGGGATTTTCCTGCTGGCGCAAGTGCGGATAAAAGCCGTCGATCACATAATCGACCAGGACCTTCAATTCGTCTTTTTTATTTTTGTAAAACCAGTGCTCGAACGAGCCGAACCGCACGAAGCTGGGCGCCATGCGGGTGACCACGGACGCGGTTTCGACCGTTTCGCGCATCACGCCCTGGTCGGAACCGGTAATGGCCAGCGCGCGCGAGGTCGGGATGCCGAGTGCGGCCATCGCTTCCGAGCACAGGAATTCGCGGATCGACGAGCGCAGCACGGCGCGGCCGTCGCCCATGCGCGAATAGGGCGTGGCGCCGGCGCCTTTCAATTGCAATTCCATCGGGCCGCTGGGCGTGGCCAGTTGACCCAGCAAGATCGCGCGGCCATCGCCCAATTGGCCGGCCCAGACGCCGAACTGGTGGCCGGAATACACGGCCGACAGCGGCAGCGCGCGTTGCGGTACCATGTTGCCGCTCAGCACGGCGATAAAATCGTCGCTGGACAGGGCGGACGCATCCAGTCCCACCAGTGCCGCAGCGGCGGCGCTGGCGGCGACAAAGTAGGGCGCGGGCAGGGGTGTGGGCATCAAGCGCGTAAAAAACGCGGGCGGCAAGGCCGCGAATGAATTGTCCAGTGGCAGGCTGTGAGCAGTAATGGCGGTTCCGTTCTGTTGGTGGTAAGTCTCGGGTATGGATTTTACCGCACCGTGCCAGTTTATTGACTGGCACATCGATTTAATAGCAAGATTACATCCAATAACTTAACCGTGACTGAAACCGCCCCCTGCCATCAGGCTGATTATTGTTTTGATGCCTGCCGGCCATCCAGCGCTTGCAGCAATTGATATGCGGTCGTCACCCGGGCGTCGACTGGATAGTTTTTATTCGCCAATATCACGATGCCGGTCTTTTTCGCCGGTATAAACACCACGTAGCCGCCAAAACCGTTGGTCGAGCCGGTTTTATTGATCAGCACATTGGCTTGCGGCGGCAAGGCCGGCTCGATACGGGTGGCCGGATTCGGGTGGTAGGCCATGTCGCCGGAATTGCCAGCTAGCAGCGGTTTTAATTCCACCGGATACGCATACTGTTCCCAGATCAAGTCCTGGGTCAGCGTGCCGGACCTGAAGTAGCCGGTCTGGGTGTGCTTGATGGCGCGCTGCCATTGGTCATCGACCTTGGCCAGCTGCATGTTAGCTTCGAGAAATTGCAGCAAGTCGCCAGTCCCGGTCTTGACGCCATAGGCTTCGGCGGCCAGCGGCCCGGGCGACACGCGCACTGGCGCGTCCTTGCTGTTATATCCTTGCGCATAGTGCTTGAATTGGCTGGCCGGCACCTTGATGTAGCTGTGTTTCAAGCCCAGCGCAGGAAACAGTTTTTTTTCAAGCGCATCCTCGAACGGGATATCCATGCTCCTGGCGGCGATCCAGCCCAGCAAGCCGATGCCCGGATTGGCGTAAGTGCGGTAAGTGTCTGGCGCATAAGCCGGTTTCCATTGCCTGAAATAGTTCATCACCTGTTCGTCGCTTTGTACCTCATCGGGGAATTGCAGCGGCATGCCGCCCGGCGTGTGGGTTGCCAGGTTCAACAGGCTGACCTGGTCGAGGCTGCTGCCGCGCAGCGCGGGCAGGTATTTGCTGGCCTTGTCCGACAGGGCCAGCTTGCCGTCGACTTCCGCATAGGCCGCCAGCGTCGCGGTGAAGGTCTTGCTGATCGAACCGATTTCAAACAGCGTGTCCTGGTCGACCGGCAGCTTGCTGTCCCTGGACGCCACGCCGTAGTTATAAAAATAGCGCTTGCCATCGACGCTGATGCCGACCGCCATGCCGGGGATATTGTATTGCTTCATCAGCGCCGCGACGGCGC includes these proteins:
- the purL gene encoding phosphoribosylformylglycinamidine synthase, which translates into the protein MLILPGSNALSVFRSHRLLTQLQTVLPGITSVQARYVHFIDASAPLSSDDRNRLDGLLTYGEPAEADLTDGLSEEFFVIPRFGTISPWASKATDIAHNCGMAHIKRVERGIAFRINLKAGILGSSIGAARKLSDSQAREVADLLHDRMTESVLRNADQAADLFRTLEARPLESIDVLGAGKGALEKANIELGLAMSEDEIDYLDAAFTKAGRNPTDVELMMFAQANSEHCRHKIFNADWTIDGVAQPKSLFGMIKNTHELQPKGTVVAYSDNSSIMEGATVSRFYPRGDSHEYAASTELTHTLMKVETHNHPTAISPFPGASTGAGGEIRDEGATGRGAKPKAGLTGFTVSNLSLPDAVRSWETAASVTAPLAGRAEADQYGKPDRIASALQIMIEGPLGGAAFSNEFGRPVLGGYFRSYEQNVGPNGVFGYHKPIMIAGGIGNISAQHTHKNDIPVGSLLIQLGGPGMRIGMGGSAASSMTTGSNTADLDFDSVQRGNPEMERRAQEVINACWQMGLDNPIISIHDVGAGGLSNAFPEITNDAKRGAIFDLRKIPLEESGMAPKEIWSNESQERYVLAIAPDNLPLFKALCERERCLFAAVGVATEERQLKLIDTDLGNEPVDMPMDVLLGKPPKMQRDVVRVANDFPPIDLTGLELADVAQRVLLLPTVADKSFLITIGDRSVGGMTVRDQMVGPWQVPVADCAVTAMSFEGYLGEAMAMGERTPLAVIDAPASGRMAVGEAVTNIAAAAIGDISDIKLSANWMAACGQPGQDAALYDTVKAVGMELCPALGISIPVGKDSLSMRTTWKDEEHSKSVTSPVSLIVSSFAPVSDVRKSLTPQIRTDAGDTSIILIDLGRGKNRLGASALAQVTGQLGNETPDVDSADDLKAFFGAIQQLNGDGKLLAYHDRSDGGLYATLAEMAFAGHTGLSINLDMLTLEGEHASDWGDAKNWAGQVAERRKELTLRALFSEELGAVLQVRAEEKSLVMDVLRSFNLGACSHIIGKPNERDVIEFTRDAKLVYTQPRAELHRLWSETSWRIARLRDNPACADAEYDRLLDQHDRGMTPVLTFDPSDNIAAPFLASGVRPRVAILREQGVNSHIETAYVMHQAGFAAVDVHMSDLIADRVKLDDFQGVIAVGGFSYGDVLGAGEGWAKTILFNSSLSDQFARFFSRGDSFGLGICNGCQMMSNLKSIIPGAHAWPKFTRNKSEKFEGRFAMVEVLDSPSIFFQGMAGTQAGIAIAHGEGYADFSQTGDISQVTAALRFVDHQGQATEAYPYNPNGSPQGLTSVTTPDGRFTVLMPHAERVFRSVQQSWHPQSWGEDSPWMRMFRNARKFVG
- a CDS encoding TonB-dependent receptor domain-containing protein; its protein translation is MSKQLILKKSVIAVALTLVSSQFFPAYAQSSAQAENKGGVEKVVVTGSNIKRGADQETSSPVQVISREEITAIGASTVKDILDTLTANTGALTDLGGGNSFASGASGVSLRNLGKGSTLTLLNGRRISNYGFADGGQETFVNIDTLPTEIIDRIEVLLDGASAIYGSDAVAGVINVITKREFQGVTLKGGARQSLVNSVMNKDQTASITAGIGDLRTDGYNVFGNLEAFHRSPYSDRAIEKSVPSWYTDYVNPSFGVKSSYSYPGNYVGRYPANYADPALAGKSFNTPAPGCAPENITGGLCRFDQYDRLGAHAEAKRYNFFGGGRLNLSNGMQAFSEVTYSDTTTSYYNAPPIMQYTGSASTWYSVKDQALKSFTEPRLPVGHPNNPYSFPVELRYRYADDPNMFKSVAHAKQYRVMVGLEGSDYGWDWNTAVGAMASTADNQIRGPKHAANYLAAVLSGEYKFGGQNSAELLNRMFPTVVFGGETKQVFIDARATRELMALPGGPLSLAIGGDFRTDKFNAYVSDNIANAEIVGYGAINVEGSRHMSAAYAELNAPLTKALEVNGAVRVDKVGQTETSIVPKVGMRFEVTRGLILRGTVAQGFRAPNAAETGKVALSAFQNSIQDPKRCATAQAMYAVLNASSNPLDKADALRVRDSLGCATSFAVSTDGNAGLAPEKSKSYNFGVVLEPTRDLTLTLDYYRIERRNEIGTKSVDQVLSSEDGVPGSVQRAPVSADDQAVAARVKELSGKDLQFSVGRVSALSQRYENLNKTRVSGLDMELTHRWNLGSAGRLSSSIRANYQLDYRSWDTVTNDYTENLVGTYENYRYNIRATSNWKKGAWNVGGALTYLPGTKLITDKYDQRYTAQGCEDRNFPADYCKLDKDYVVDANLSYAGFKNSTILFYINNVFNRAAVVDLRASTSIPPVRGRTARVAYEYKF